A window of Rhododendron vialii isolate Sample 1 chromosome 11a, ASM3025357v1 contains these coding sequences:
- the LOC131308471 gene encoding reticulon-like protein B11 — protein MGDYPRISVHQALGGGPVADVLLWRRWRGGAVVLVASTALWFLFDWAGYNLLSFASHVLLLLVCILFFWAKSASLLNRPQPPLPDLEISEDFVLGAANVTRVWINCASSVAHDIAVGRNLKLFVQIAVVLWIISYIGGFVNFITLVYIGILLSLSVPVLYEKYQDLVDEKLIVAHKIIQIQYRNLNDNFLRKIPMPHNKEKKSK, from the exons ATGGGAGATTATCCTCGCATTTCTGTCCATCAAGCTCTTGGCGGTGGTCCAG TTGCCGATGTGTTGCTGTGGAGGAGATGGCGTGGAGGGGCGGTTGTGCTAGTTGCTTCTACCGCTCTGTGGTTCCTCTTCGACTGGGCTGGATACAACCTCTTGTCCTTTGCATCACATGTTCTATTACTTCTAGTTTGCATCCTCTTCTTTTGGGCTAAATCTGCTTCATTACTCAATAG GCCTCAGCCTCCCCTTCCTGATCTGGAAATATCTGAGGATTTCGTTTTGGGGGCCGCTAATGTGACGCGAGTGTGGATCAATTGCGCATCATCAGTCGCACATGACATTGCAGTGGGTCGTAATTTGAAACTATTTGTTCAG ATCGCTGTCGTCTTGTGGATTATATCGTACATTGGTGGTTTCGTCAACTTCATTACCCTGGTCTACATTG GCATTCTCCTTAGTCTATCAGTTCCTGTGTTGTATGAGAAGTACCAGGATCTAGTTGATGAGAAGCTGATTGTGGCTCATAAGATCATTCAGATACAGTACCGGAATCTCAATGATAACTTCCTCAGAAAGATTCCAATGCCCCAtaacaaggaaaagaaaagtaaatag
- the LOC131308626 gene encoding uncharacterized protein LOC131308626, whose amino-acid sequence MLSGRPAAVADGDMRLVAVPEKQTLALPPRPPAAGSNALVEYTPPVPNPEEEDLEVKLRRINEHVPLRVNNTSGSSAGSGSGDFHQYRQMRRKEQDRLARMDADYQKRQELAEFNKRKEERMKAAEERTAKNRLKRQKKKQRKKVKKSKLNAGGEEHQTKAASDDDGDSDNDEEAEV is encoded by the exons ATGTTATCCGGCAGACCGGCGGCCGTAGCCGACGGAGACATGCGTCTGGTTGCGGTGCCGGAGAAGCAGACTCTAGCTCTGCCGCCTCGACCTCCGGCTGCTGGATCGAACGCGCTCGTCGAGTACACACCGCCGGTGCCTAATCCTGAAGAAGAGGACCTCGAGGTAAAGCTCCGTCGCATCAACGAACACGTTCCCCTTCGCGTCAACAACACCTCTGGTAGCTCTGCTGGTTCTGGCTCCGGCGACTTCCATCAG TATCGGCAAATGAGACGGAAAGAACAAGACCGGCTTGCACGGATGGATGCTGATTACCAGAAAAGGCAAGAGTTGGCAGAGTTCAACaagaggaaggaggaaagaaTGAAAGCTGCCGAGGAAAGGACAGCAAAGAATCGGTTGAAACGCCAGAAGAAAAAACAGAGGAAGAAAGTGAAGAAAAGTAAATTGAATGCTGGCGGAGAAGAGCATCAAACAAAAGCAGCTTCAGACGATGATGGGGACTCTGATAACGATGAAGAAGCGGAAGTGTGA
- the LOC131308444 gene encoding protein TIC 21, chloroplastic-like isoform X1, translating to MQAQPSPASRPGGAPPSPQLPMAAKPLPLYLRVSPRPTPSSKHSPTRLPSLYLSPSSSPPISPSNYARVPKRTTALSSSPISTAFTSPNDDPQKAKLAQVAKRLESTSRYFKRLGSLGFWGQLVCTVVTAVILSFSVVLKGKITSPATFYATAGGIAAAFVSVFWSFGFIRLSDKLRRTANEPSKTLDSAFSGSSSSRCPEKLEKEHSIEPSWHGCCCPGYASHCRIAGCKSFNFFSQSFLPGHPTWLQPCSCIGCFLGAGISKHYPFSFLGTCLLVGAIKVGDFTTVRKHSSSEDHIAMLKFN from the exons ATGCAAGCTCAACCGTCGCCGGCAAGTCGGCCCGGCGGCGCACCACCATCTCCGCAGCTGCCAATGGCGGCGAAGCCCTTACCACTGTACCTCCGAGTCTCCCCTCGACCAACTCCCTCCTCCAAGCACAGCCCCACTAGACTCCCTTCTCTCTACTTATCCCCTTCTTCGTCTCCACCTATATCTCCGTCTAATTATGCTAGGGTTCCCAAGAGAACAACAGCTCTCTCCTCTTCACCCATTTCTACGGCTTTCACTTCCCCAAATGACGATCCCCAAAAGGCCAAACTCGCTCAG GTTGCAAAGAGGTTAGAGAGTACTTCAAGGTACTTCAAGAggttgggtagtttagggttttggggacAGCTGGTGTGCACTGTCGTGACTGCTGTGATCCTTTCATTTTCTGTTGTCCTTAAGGGAAAGATCACTTCGCCTGCTACATTTTATGCTACTGCTGGTGGAATCGCAGCAGCCTTCGTTTCTGTGTTTTGGTCATTTGGTTTCATCCGTCTGTCTGACAAGCTCCGAAGAACTGCTAATGAGCCTTCAAAG ACACTAGATTCAGCATTTTCAGGCTCCTCCTCGAGCAGATGTCCTGAAAAGCTTGAAAAAGAGCATAGTATTGAACCTTCTTGGCATGGGTGCTGCTGTCCTGGGTATGCAAGCCACTGTAGGATTGCTGGTTGCAAAAGCTTTAACTTCTTCAGTCAATCCTTTTTACCAGGGCATCCCACCTGGCTACAGCCCTGTTCTTGCATTGGATGTTTTCTTGGTGCAG GCATCAGCAAACATTATCCTTTCTCATTTCTTGGGACTTGTTTGCTCGTTGGGGCTATTAAGGTCGGTGACTTTACCACCGTCAGAAAGCATTCCAGTTCCGAGGATCACATAGCCATGCTCAAGTTCAACTAG
- the LOC131308444 gene encoding protein TIC 21, chloroplastic-like isoform X2 codes for MQAQPSPASRPGGAPPSPQLPMAAKPLPLYLRVSPRPTPSSKHSPTRLPSLYLSPSSSPPISPSNYARVPKRTTALSSSPISTAFTSPNDDPQKAKLAQVAKRLESTSRYFKRLGSLGFWGQLVCTVVTAVILSFSVVLKGKITSPATFYATAGGIAAAFVSVFWSFGFIRLSDKLRRTANEPSKAPPRADVLKSLKKSIVLNLLGMGAAVLGMQATVGLLVAKALTSSVNPFYQGIPPGYSPVLALDVFLVQASANIILSHFLGLVCSLGLLRSVTLPPSESIPVPRIT; via the exons ATGCAAGCTCAACCGTCGCCGGCAAGTCGGCCCGGCGGCGCACCACCATCTCCGCAGCTGCCAATGGCGGCGAAGCCCTTACCACTGTACCTCCGAGTCTCCCCTCGACCAACTCCCTCCTCCAAGCACAGCCCCACTAGACTCCCTTCTCTCTACTTATCCCCTTCTTCGTCTCCACCTATATCTCCGTCTAATTATGCTAGGGTTCCCAAGAGAACAACAGCTCTCTCCTCTTCACCCATTTCTACGGCTTTCACTTCCCCAAATGACGATCCCCAAAAGGCCAAACTCGCTCAG GTTGCAAAGAGGTTAGAGAGTACTTCAAGGTACTTCAAGAggttgggtagtttagggttttggggacAGCTGGTGTGCACTGTCGTGACTGCTGTGATCCTTTCATTTTCTGTTGTCCTTAAGGGAAAGATCACTTCGCCTGCTACATTTTATGCTACTGCTGGTGGAATCGCAGCAGCCTTCGTTTCTGTGTTTTGGTCATTTGGTTTCATCCGTCTGTCTGACAAGCTCCGAAGAACTGCTAATGAGCCTTCAAAG GCTCCTCCTCGAGCAGATGTCCTGAAAAGCTTGAAAAAGAGCATAGTATTGAACCTTCTTGGCATGGGTGCTGCTGTCCTGGGTATGCAAGCCACTGTAGGATTGCTGGTTGCAAAAGCTTTAACTTCTTCAGTCAATCCTTTTTACCAGGGCATCCCACCTGGCTACAGCCCTGTTCTTGCATTGGATGTTTTCTTGGTGCAG GCATCAGCAAACATTATCCTTTCTCATTTCTTGGGACTTGTTTGCTCGTTGGGGCTATTAAGGTCGGTGACTTTACCACCGTCAGAAAGCATTCCAGTTCCGAGGATCACATAG